The following coding sequences are from one Lolium rigidum isolate FL_2022 chromosome 6, APGP_CSIRO_Lrig_0.1, whole genome shotgun sequence window:
- the LOC124667317 gene encoding psbP domain-containing protein 7, chloroplastic-like: MDTAAAARHQHHPALGRRRRGGSGEVVRCSTSPAQEFAALASVFRRRLVVGASTAAAAAVGANFGGVTSFLLGLSPELGRSLRLDVLYPVGGFTRCLDSDNGFEFIYPANWVGDQTILYNQVRKAEQQRSLDPPPLSNGRLSRPQNTSGPVAAFGPPGSNGELNVSVIVSPVPQDFSIESFGGPKDVGEVVLRRIARTKRNPDIRATLIDASLREDAETNVKYYKLEFCVESPSFRRHNVAVCCVKDGRLYTLNAQAPESAWKAVQKEFFAMADSFSLVIDV, encoded by the exons ATGGACACGGCGGCCGCGGCGAGGCACCAGCACCACCCGGcgctcggccggcggcggcgcgggggcagCGGCGAGGTGGTGCGGTGCTCCACGTCGCCGGCGCAGGAGTTCGCAGCGCTGGCGTCCGTGTTCCGGCGGAGGCTGGTGGTGGGTgcgtccacggcggcggcggccgccgtggGGGCCAACTTCGGGGGCGTCACCAGCTTCCTCCTCGGCCTCTCCCCGGAGCTCGGCCGCTCGCTCAGGCTCGACGTGCTCTACCCCGTCGGCGGGTTCACACGCTGCCTCGACTCCGACAACGGATTCG AGTTCATCTATCCAGCAAACTGGGTTGGAGATCAGACAATACTATACAATCAAGTGAGGAAAGCAGAACAGCAGAGATCACTAGACCCTCCACCATTGTCAAATGGGAGGTTATCTCGACCTCAGAATACCAGTGGACCTGTGGCAGCTTTTGGCCCCCCAGGATCCAATGGGGAGCTTAATGTTAGTGTCATTGTGTCACCTGTCCCACAAGACTTCTC GATCGAGTCTTTTGGTGGTCCGAAAGACGTCGGGGAAGTGGTGCTCCGAAGGATCGCAAGGACAAAGCGGAATCCGGATATCAGAGCTACTCTTATCGATGCTTCGTTGAGAGAAGATGCCGAGACCAATGTCAAGTACTACAAGCTAGAGTTCTGTGTTGAAAGCCCTTCGTTTCGACGACACAATGTCGCAGTGTGCTGCGTTAAGGATGGCAGGCTGTACACCCTGAATGCCCAGGCACCGGAATCGGC
- the LOC124660521 gene encoding homeobox protein LUMINIDEPENDENS-like — translation MELVPFTPAAGAGALVEAGGAGSIPAMVAAQQATLHAQVDQLQRLVVAQCHLTGVNPLAQEMAAGALSIKIGKKPRDLLNPKAVNSMQSLFAVKDTIGKRETREISALCGVTVTQVREFFASQRTRVRKAVRLSREKALELEASKTPNSVCSMSSEQTPLDIETHAQVVEPLNTLGPVEMLQSSSQQADSLQNSLQPAEAPQNSLQQAEAQQNTATPTSTPTPVTPMETAEPTDAKINPGSVQKETKQEEVAPGVESEDKKFLDSIFALMRKEETFSGQVKLMQWILQINNATILSWFLTMGGLTIVSTWLSEAATEEQTTVILVIFKVLLHLPLYKALPVHMSAVLQAVNRLRFYRTQDISSRARNLLSRLSKVLIRSQASKKPQKDLICKQRISEILRDDSWRSEVDITEEILALTEGASESRKPESKKTPLLLTASADDSFKNSPVKPKSKEKRKLLLVEHPNRKVTGKNVQSARSLSTNNSRPLSADDIQKAKMRAMFMQEKYGKVDKSKVTDKLETTETQKPSGSVNSNVPPIPSSPPTSTTKQPVDPSPSTLIQNGVPSPDKPEILASPKLNLAAKENSVVKLDSKRIRWQIPPEVWIDPSWSLSTGENSKELDVQTQRNRRGKETFYASLKDIPLNPKDPWDLEMDFDDSLTPEIPIDQAPDADAMESDSVDAAPPDIGFPDENKQVGSTLSSSLTVPAGANGAATEPDLELLAVLLKNPQLVFALSSNQVGNLPNDQTVALLDMLKQTGLGLSELVNSLANGASVPKEPEPGPEMIPTSLPSPTPPKDLPASAGWRSEFPTQASAANLPQAHLSNRGNTPLSNAVDKSFSNVVSLLPSQPYTSVSAMPAHIQSNIPSLPQLAVSVNPLTQHVAPVNNLLNRTPVHQHTQPYAMVSDPAAVAIHQQPAANKPAHEFQNTTNPAPAHSLTPDPNASYTTLPWQSSAANVASTGRSTTPDPNASYTTLPWQSSAANVATTGRSTTPDPNASYTTLPWQSSAANVASTGRSTTPDPWAARTTNSFNDASAAYLNQSAYNNQSMQTTYDAYGAMPVPSQGLARNGYAQTSEYQVSGRIAHQRHSLSPEPGAARVYGGTQGYIPEPSKLGNYGQQNYNSVASRDWSSGQPSYTPAEPSRQQSYTPVEPSRQQSYTPAEQPSRQWSSGQQSYAPAEPSRQQSYTTAETSRQWSSAQQSYTTAETSRQWSSAQQSYTPAEPSRQQSYTTAEPSRQWTSGQQGYTPPDPSRQWSSGQQSYTPADPKRTWSTANQGQNPDTSRQWTTGKQDHYNPSDGQNAYDQRRRRRWE, via the exons ATGGAGCTCGTCCCCTTCACGCCcgccgccggagccggagccctcgtcgaggcgggcggcgcgggctcgatccccgcgatggtggcggcgcagcaggcgACGCTGCACGCGCAGGTGGACCAGCTCCAGCGCCTCGTCGTCGCCCAGTGCCACCTCACCGGCGTCAACCCGCTCGCCCAGGAGATG GCTGCTGGTGCATTGTCTATCAAgatag GTAAAAAACCAAGGGATCTGTTGAATCCAAAAGCAGTTAATTCCATGCAGTCACTTTTTGCTGTGAAAGATACTATTGGCAAAAGAGAAACTCGGGAGATAAGCGCACTTTGTGGGGTTACTGTTACACAG GTCAGGGAGTTTTTTGCAAGTCAGCGTACGCGAGTAAGAAAAGCTGTCCGTTTGTCACGAGAGAAAGCACTCGAATTAGAGGCATCCAAGACGCCTAACAGTGTATGCTCCATGAGCAGTGAGCAGACACCTCTTGACATTGAGACACATGCTCAAGTTGTTGAACCTTTGAACACTTTAGGACCAGTAGAGATGTTGCAAAGCTCTTCTCAACAAGCAGACAGCCTGCAGAATTCTCTACAACCAGCAGAGGCCCCGCAGAATTCTTTACAACAAGCAGAGGCCCAGCAGAACACTGCAACCCCAACCTCAACCCCAACACCTGTCACCCCTATGGAAACAGCCGAACCAACGGATGCTAAGATTAATCCAGGCTCTGTTCAAAAGGAAACTAAACAAGAGGAAGTTGCACCAGGTGTTGAGTCAGAAGATAAAAAGTTCTTGGATAGTATCTTTGCCCTAATGCGGAAGGAGGAAACATTTTCGGGACAGGTCAAGTTGATGCAATGGATTCTTCAAATAAATAATGCGACGATTCTTAGTTG GTTCTTAACAATGGGTGGTTTGACTATTGTGTCAACATGGCTGAGCGAAGCAGCTACTGAAGAGCAAACAACCGTTATTCTCGTCATTTTCAAG GTGCTTCTTCACCTTCCACTATATAAAGCTTTGCCAGTCCACATGTCAGCTGTTCTGCAAGCTGTTAACAGATTGCGGTTTTATAGGACACAAG ACATATCCAGCAGGGCCAGGAACTTGCTCTCCAGATTGAGCAAAGTGCTCATACGGAGTCAAGCGTCGAAGAAACCTCAAAAAGATTTAATTTGTAAACAAAG gaTAAGTGAGATTCTCCGTGATGACTCCTGGAGATCTGAAGTTGATATTACT GAGGAGATCCTTGCCTTGACTGAAGGTGCAAGTGAGAGCAG AAAGCCTGAGTCCAAGAAAACTCCATTGCTGCTCACAGCTTCTGCCGATGATTCATTTAAAAACAGTCCTGTGAAGCCAA AgtccaaagagaaaagaaaacttctACTTGTAGAGCATCCAAATCGGAAAGTTACCGGGAAGAATGTTCAATCTGCTAGGAGCTTATCTACAAATAATAGCAGACCATTATCCGCAGATGATATCCAAAAAGCAAAGATGCGTGCCATGTTTATGCAGGAGAAGTATGGCAAGGTTGACAAAAGTAAAGTGACTGATAAACTAGAGACGACAGAAACTCAAAAACCATCTGGATCGGTCAACTCAAATGTGCCTCCTATACCTTCAAGTCCCCCCACATCAACTACTAAACAACCTGTTGACCCAAGCCCATCAACTCTTATACAGAATGGAGTACCTTCGCCTGATAAGCCAGAAATCCTGGCGAGTCCAAAGCTAAACTTAGCTGCCAAAGAGAACTCCGTAGTGAAATTGGATTCCAAGAGGATTCGTTGGCAGATACCACCAG AGGTATGGATAGACCCCTCGTGGAGTTTAAGTACTGGGGAAAATAGCAAGGAGCTTGATGTTCAAACACAGAGAAATCGACGTGGGAAGGAGACCTTTTATGCAAGTCTAAAGGACATTCCGTTGAACCCCAAGGACCCATGGGATTTGGAAATGGACTTTGATGACAGCCTGACCCCAGAAATTCCAATTGACCAGGCACCAGATGCTGACGCTATGGAGTCGGATAGCGTGGATGCAGCACCTCCTGACATTGGCTTTCCTGACGAAAACAAGCAAGTTGGATCAACCTTGTCATCATCTTTGACAGTTCCTGCTGGTGCTAACGGTGCAGCTACTGAGCCAGATCTTGAGCTGCTTGCAGTGCTGCTCAAGAATCCACAGCTTGTATTTGCACTGTCATCTAACCAGGTGGGGAACCTGCCAAACGATCAGACTGTCGCGCTTCTGGACATGCTGAAGCAGACTGGCCTTGGACTTTCGGAGCTGGTAAATAGTCTGGCTAACGGTGCTAGTGTTCCAAAAGAGCCTGAACCTGGCCCTGAAATGATCCCTACTTCACTTCCATCACCCACTCCTCCAAAAGATCTTCCAGCAAGT GCGGGCTGGAGATCTGAATTCCCAACGCAAGCGAGCGCAGCAAACTTGCCGCAGGCACATTTATCCAATAGAGGAAACACACCTCTGTCCAATGCAGTGGACAAAAGCTTCTCAAACGTTGTTAGTCTGTTGCCTTCACAACCTTATACTTCAGTTTCTGCCATGCCGGCACACATCCAAAGTAACATCCCGTCTCTACCTCAGTTGGCGGTCTCGGTAAATCCGCTAACTCAGCATGTTGCGCCTGTGAATAACCTGTTGAACAGAACTCCGGTACATCAGCATACCCAGCCATATGCTATGGTTTCTGATCCCGCTGCAGTGGCCATCCATCAGCAGCCAGCTGCAAATAAACCAGCCCATGAATTTCAGAACACCACAAATCCTGCTCCAGCACATTCCTTGACGCCTGATCCAAATGCATCTTATACGACACTCCCCTGGCAATCTAGTGCTGCTAATGTTGCCAGCACTGGACGAAGCACAACACCTGATCCAAATGCATCTTATACGACACTCCCCTGGCAATCTAGTGCTGCTAATGTTGCCACCACTGGACGAAGCACAACACCTGATCCAAATGCATCTTATACGACACTCCCCTGGCAATCTAGTGCTGCTAATGTTGCCAGCACTGGACGAAGCACAACACCTGATCCATGGGCTGCACGTACAACTAATTCATTTAATGACGCATCAGCGGCCTATCTTAACCAGAGTGCATACAACAACCAAAGCATGCAGACTACATACGATGCTTATGGTGCTATGCCAGTCCCATCCCAAGGACTGGCTAGAAATGGTTACGCTCAAACTTCGGAGTATCAGGTGTCGGGTCGTATAGCTCACCAGCGGCATTCGCTATCCCCGGAGCCTGGCGCTGCTAGAGTCTATGGTGGCACACAAGGGTACATTCCAGAGCCCTCGAAACTGGGGAATTATGGGCAACAAAACTATAATTCCGTGGCATCGAGGGACTGGAGTTCTGGGCAACCTAGCTACACTCCTGCTGAACCATCAAGGCAACAGAGCTACACTCCCGTGGAGCCTTCAAGGCAACAGAGCTACACACCAGCAGAGCAGCCTTCAAGGCAGTGGAGTTCCGGACAACAGAGCTACGCCCCAGCTGAACCATCAAGGCAACAAAGCTACACTACTGCAGAGACTTCAAGGCAGTGGAGCTCCGCGCAGCAGAGCTACACTACTGCAGAGACCTCAAGGCAGTGGAGCTCTGCGCAACAGAGCTACACTCCAGCTGAACCTTCGAGGCAGCAGAGCTACACTACAGCTGAACCTTCAAGGCAGTGGACCTCAGGGCAACAGGGCTACACTCCACCTGACCCTTCAAGGCAGTGGAGCTCCGGGCAGCAAAGTTACACGCCCGCCGATCCTAAGCGGACATGGAGCACGGCTAACCAGGGCCAAAACCCTGACACATCAAGGCAATGGACCACCGGGAAGCAAGATCATTACAATCCGAGCGACGGTCAAAATGCGTATGATCAGCGCCGAAGAAGACGATGGGAGTGA